The Candidatus Alcyoniella australis DNA window GCACAGGAGCAGCCCAAGTACATTTTGTGCAACGCCGACGAGGGCGACCCCGGCGCGTTCATGGACCGCTCGCTGCTCGAGGGCAACCCGCATCTGGTAATCGAGGGGATGCTGATCGGCGCGTTCGCCATCGGCTCGAGCAAGGGCTACGTCTACGTGCGCAACGAGTACCCGCTGGCCGTGATCAACCTCAACATTGCGTTGCAGCAGGCGCGCGACTACGGCCTGCTGGGCGAGAACATTTTGGGCAGCGGCTTTAACTTCGATCTGCAGATCAACCGCGGCGGCGGAGCGTTCGTCTGCGGCGAATCCTCGGCGCTGATGGCCAGCATCGAGGGGCGTCCCGGCGAGCCGCGCGCCAAGTTCGTGCACATGGCCGAGTCCGGGCTCTATGACAAGCCCAGCAACCTGAACAACGTCGAGACCTGGGCCAACGTGCCGATCATTATCGACAAGGGCGCTGACTGGTATTGCAACATCGGCACCGAGGGCTCCAAGGGGACCAAAATATTTTCGCTGGTGGGCAAGATCAACAACACCGGTCTGGTCGAGGTGCCGATGGGCATCACCCTGCGCGAGATCATCTACGAGATCGGCGGCGGCATTCCCGGCGGCAAGCAGTTCAAGGCCGTGCAGACCGGCGGACCCTCCGGCGGCTGCATTCCGGCCGAGCATTTGGACCTGCCCGTGGACTTCGACAAGCTCTACGAGGTCGGCTCGATGATGGGCTCGGGCGGCCTGATCGTAATGGACGAGCAGACCTGCATGGTCGACATCGCCCATTACTTCACCGAGTTTCTGGCCAAAGAATCGTGCGGCAAGTGCACGCCGTGCCGCGACGGCCTGCACCAGATGCTGCACGTACTGACCCAGATCAAAGAGGGCAACGGGCAGCCGGGCGACATCGAGCTGCTTGAGGATCTCGGGCAGTGCCTGGCCGACGCCAGTCTCTGCGCCCTGGGTCAGACCGCGGCCAACCCGGTGCTGACCACGCTGCGCTATTTCCGCGACGAGTACGAGGCGCACATCAAAGATCACAAGTGTCCGGCGGGCGTGTGCAAGGCCCTGATCGAGTACCGCGTGATCGATGATAAATGCACGGCCTGCGGCCTGTGCCGCCGCGTTTGT harbors:
- a CDS encoding NADH-quinone oxidoreductase subunit NuoF, producing the protein MPRLNNRDELNALQSRLAEDRDKRKTALVVCAGTGCRANRSFEVYQAFKDAIEQRGLGETVEVRASGCHGFCERGPLLVIKPKDIFYQHVTVDDVDEVIEQSVLGESLVERLLWTNPDGSTIVEESQIPFYKLQRRLVFGRNGEIDPTSIEDYLSINGYQALAKALDTMQPADVVAEVKRANLRGRGGGGFPAGVKWESTAAAQEQPKYILCNADEGDPGAFMDRSLLEGNPHLVIEGMLIGAFAIGSSKGYVYVRNEYPLAVINLNIALQQARDYGLLGENILGSGFNFDLQINRGGGAFVCGESSALMASIEGRPGEPRAKFVHMAESGLYDKPSNLNNVETWANVPIIIDKGADWYCNIGTEGSKGTKIFSLVGKINNTGLVEVPMGITLREIIYEIGGGIPGGKQFKAVQTGGPSGGCIPAEHLDLPVDFDKLYEVGSMMGSGGLIVMDEQTCMVDIAHYFTEFLAKESCGKCTPCRDGLHQMLHVLTQIKEGNGQPGDIELLEDLGQCLADASLCALGQTAANPVLTTLRYFRDEYEAHIKDHKCPAGVCKALIEYRVIDDKCTACGLCRRVCPVDAISGAKKVVHKIDLEKCIKCGACIESCKFDAIEKR